One genomic window of Hyperolius riggenbachi isolate aHypRig1 chromosome 7, aHypRig1.pri, whole genome shotgun sequence includes the following:
- the LOC137525949 gene encoding indolethylamine N-methyltransferase-like, with translation MPLHSGYHVASPGIGDVACVDGRRLGCYNICANKLLKGFVKGDVLIDLSMGSFIHHLYSACDIFKDIIILKLNEKCNMETSKWKDSRTGAFNWNHALAHVAKLEGKSAQIQDKDEQLKAVISHVISCDFENENITHPVVLPLADCITSVFLMEGICKDEDDYMKHLEKISKLLKPGGHLILIGVLNTSYYIVGGGKFYGFQFDDRFVKNALSKLGFVVDYCAVQRRRNKSKLIDYKAVMFVTACKAK, from the exons atgccgctgcacagtggctatcatgtagcgagccctggaatTGGGGATGTGGCCTGTGTTGATGGGCGGAGATTAGGGTGCTACAATATCTGTGCCAACAAGCTCCTTAAGG GTTTTGTGAAGGGAGATGTTCTGATTGATCTCAGCATGGGTTCCTTCATCCACCATCTCTATTCAGCTTGTGATATCTTCAAGGACATCATTATACTGAAGCTCAATGAGAAATGCAATATGGAGACAAGCAAATGGAAGGACTCTCGTACTGGAGCTTTTAATTGGAATCATGCATTAGCTCATGTCGCCAAGTTAGAAGGAAAGAG TGCCCAAATTCAGGACAAGGATGAGCAGCTAAAGGCAGTCATCAGTCACGTGATATCATGTGACTTTGAAAATGAGAATATAACTCATCCTGTTGTGCTTCCACTTGCCGACTGCATCACCAGTGTATTTCTAATGGAGGGTATCTGCAAAGATGAAGATGATTATATGAAGCACCTGGAAAAGATCTCAAAGCTGTTGAAACCTGGAGGCCACCTGATACTAATAGGGGTTTTAAATACCTCTTATTATATAGTTGGAGGAGGGAAGTTTTATGGCTTTCAATTTGATGACCGCTTTGTGAAAAATGCCCTCAGCAAGTTGGGCTTTGTTGTTGATTATTGTGCGGTGCAGAGGAGGAGAAATAAGAGCAAACTTATTGATTACAAAGCTGTTATGTTTGTCACAGCTTGTAAGGCCAAGTAG